Genomic window (Flavobacterium oreochromis):
ACAAATAATAATAGATTCATTAAAGAAACAAACAAAACAAGATGAATATAGATTATATCCCTTTAATCCTAATTATATTACTGATTTTAAGGGTTATAAATTAGGTATGTCTGTAGAAGAAATCAATCGTTTACTCGCTTATAGGAAAAAAGGAAAATATGTAAATTCAGCAAAAGAGTTTCAGAGTATAACAAAAATATCAGATTCATTACTAACCACAATGATCCCCTATTTTAAATTTCCTAATTGGCTCTCTAAAAATAAATATTCTAATAAATCCAAGTTTATAACTTTTAATAAATCTGATGAAGATTTCAAAAAAAGGATTCATGGGTGCAAAAAGATATTAATTTAGCAACTAAAGAAGATTTAATGAAAGTGTATGGTATAGGAGAAATTATTTCAGATCGTATACTCAAAAAAAGAGAAACTTTAGGAGGCTTTGTCTCTATGGAACAATTACAGGATGTTTGGGGATTATCTCCAGAAGTTATTATTGAATTGAACAGTAGATTTGCTTTGTTTAAAAACCCAGAAATATTAAAATTAAAAATAAATCAAGCTTCTATCAAAGAACTTTTAAGAATTCCTTATTTAAAATATCCTATAGCTCTTGAAATAATAGGGTATAGGAGTATGAATAATGGAATTCATTCCGTAGATGATTTGCTTAAAATAAAGGGTTTTCCAATTGATAAAGTAAAAATAATTACATTATATTTGGACTTTAAATAAATAGCAAGAAGAACAATACAACTTTATGGACTCAATTTATTTTACGGAAGATCATCAATTATTCAGAGAAAGTTTTCGCGATTTTTTACAAAAAGAAGTAGTGCCTCACATTGAAAAATGGGAAAAAGAAGGAGCAATAGAGCGTTTTATTTGGAAAAAATTTGGGGAGATGGGTTTTTTTGGGCTAAATTATCCCGAAGCTTACGGAGGATCTAATCTAGACCTATTTTATACAGTAATATTTTTAGAAGAATTACAAAAAGTAAAATCATCAGGCTTTGCTGCAGCCATGTGGGCCCATGCTTATTTAGCAATGACTCATTTAAATGCAGAAGGAGATGAACGTATTAAACAAGAATATTTAGCAGCAAGTATTTCAGGAGATAAAATAGGAGCCCTTTGTATTACAGAACCTTTTGGAGGTAGTGATGTAGCTGGGATGAGAACAACTGCCGAAAAAAAAGGAGATAGATTTATTATTAATGGTTCCAAAACTTTTATTACAAATGGAGTCTATGCAGACTATTATGTAGTAGCTGCAAAAACGAATCCAACTTTAGGGAATAAAGGGATTAGTATCTTTTTAGTAGATGCTAAAACACCTGGAGTTTCCGCTACTAAGTTAGATAAATTAGGTTGGAGAGCTTCTGATACAGCAGAATTAGCGTTTGATAATGTTGAAATTCCATTGGAGAATTTAATGGGAGAAGAAGGAAAAGGC
Coding sequences:
- a CDS encoding helix-hairpin-helix domain-containing protein, with product MQKDINLATKEDLMKVYGIGEIISDRILKKRETLGGFVSMEQLQDVWGLSPEVIIELNSRFALFKNPEILKLKINQASIKELLRIPYLKYPIALEIIGYRSMNNGIHSVDDLLKIKGFPIDKVKIITLYLDFK
- a CDS encoding acyl-CoA dehydrogenase family protein, whose protein sequence is MDSIYFTEDHQLFRESFRDFLQKEVVPHIEKWEKEGAIERFIWKKFGEMGFFGLNYPEAYGGSNLDLFYTVIFLEELQKVKSSGFAAAMWAHAYLAMTHLNAEGDERIKQEYLAASISGDKIGALCITEPFGGSDVAGMRTTAEKKGDRFIINGSKTFITNGVYADYYVVAAKTNPTLGNKGISIFLVDAKTPGVSATKLDKLGWRASDTAELAFDNVEIPLENLMGEEGKGFPYIMQHFALERLIMAINAHARAEYAIDYTLEYMAQREAFGSPINKFQALRHTMVEHTTEVEHCKVFNYAAVARLNKGEYVVKEATMAKLKSTKVADLAIYDCLQMLGGYGYMEEYPLARLLRDSRLGPIGGGTSEILKEILSKMIIDNKDYKPAVKK